Proteins encoded by one window of Actinocorallia herbida:
- a CDS encoding helix-turn-helix transcriptional regulator, which translates to MTHPYARELGDFLRARRGRLRPRDVGLEPGGRRKVTGLRREELALLAGLSTDYYQRMEQGRPVRPSDDVLDALAAALVLDDDERRHLFTLAHAARRPVPDRVDHGPERVPDGTRRLLRVMGTPAVVLGRHLDLLAWNPMAEALLGDPGARPPHRLNMLLLMFDDTLTGERNCPDWERQTLDYIGMMRAAVATDPTHPRATAIVGELSIRSAEFRRLWARHDVRASVSGTKTFRIPEVGDVTLDWDTYPLPGNPGPVMLVYTAEPDSPDADRLQLLASLHATRARGR; encoded by the coding sequence ATGACCCATCCGTACGCCCGCGAACTCGGTGATTTCCTACGCGCCCGGCGCGGCAGGCTGCGCCCGCGCGACGTCGGCCTGGAGCCGGGCGGCCGGCGCAAGGTCACCGGGCTGCGGCGCGAGGAGCTGGCCCTGCTGGCCGGGCTGAGCACCGACTACTATCAGCGGATGGAGCAGGGCAGGCCGGTCCGTCCGTCCGACGACGTCCTCGACGCGCTCGCCGCCGCACTCGTCCTCGACGACGACGAACGCCGGCACCTGTTCACCCTCGCCCACGCCGCCCGGCGCCCGGTGCCCGACCGGGTGGACCACGGTCCGGAGCGGGTGCCGGACGGCACCCGGCGGCTGCTGCGGGTGATGGGCACCCCGGCGGTCGTGCTCGGCCGGCACCTCGACCTGCTCGCCTGGAACCCGATGGCGGAGGCGCTGCTCGGCGACCCGGGCGCCCGCCCGCCCCACCGGCTGAACATGCTCCTGCTGATGTTCGACGACACCCTGACCGGCGAGCGGAACTGCCCGGACTGGGAACGGCAGACCCTGGACTACATCGGCATGATGCGCGCCGCCGTCGCCACCGACCCCACCCATCCACGCGCCACCGCCATCGTCGGCGAACTGAGCATCCGCAGCGCCGAGTTCCGCCGGCTGTGGGCCCGCCACGACGTACGCGCGTCGGTCAGCGGCACCAAGACCTTCCGGATCCCCGAGGTCGGCGACGTCACCCTGGACTGGGACACCTATCCACTGCCCGGCAACCCCGGTCCCGTCATGCTGGTCTACACCGCCGAGCCGGACAGCCCCGACGCCGACCGGCTCCAGCTCCTGGCGTCCCTGCACGCGACCCGCGCCCGGGGCCGGTGA
- a CDS encoding type I polyketide synthase has product MSEEDKFREYLRRATTDLYHARERVRELESARSEAIAIVGIGCRYPGGVGSARELWELVADGRDAVSEFPADRGWDVDSLYDPDPEKAHKSYTRYGGFLHEAADFDAEFFGVPPREALSMDPQQRLLLETAWEAVENAGIDPGELRGSPVGVFAGVMYHDYGGRVLRAPAEVEGYLGQGSAGSVASGRVSHAFGFQGPAVTIDTACSSSLVALHIAAQALRAGECTMALAGGVTVMATPSVFLEFSRQRGLSPDGRCKSFAAAADGTGWGEGVGLLLLERLSDAERLGHPVLAVVKGSAINQDGTTTQLSAPNGPAQQRVIELALASAGLAADEVDAVEAHGTGTTLGDPIEAQALLSAYGRQRPAARPLYLGSVKSNLGHTQAAAGVAGVIKMVQAMRHGTLPKTLHVDRPSPHVDWDGGGVALLTEARQWPETGRPRRAAVSSFGISGTNAHVILEQAPERQPAEPPGGAVALPLSARTPQALRDAAARLAAHVAAHPRATPALLAAPLAARALFERRAVVVADGGDRATLAESLSALSAGTAAPQVVTGIPREGEVVFLFSGQGSQFPGMGRDLHTTYPAFADAFDAVCEAFSPHLERPLKDVVFGDDPLINDTAYAQPALFALQVALFRLLAHHGVHPDHLLGHSIGELTAAHLAGLWTLEDAARLIAARGRLMSTLPTGGGMLTVQANETELTPYLDGADVEIAGVNSPLATAVSGPLDALDALAERLAEQGVEARRLVVGHAFHSALMEPMLTEFHKTAANLTYHPTHLPVVSNLTGRTATHEQLTDPSYWTAQIRGTVRFHDGLTHLDTQHTPTLYLELGPRPTLSTLVHQSLDDAAPALPVLDHRRPDCAAFLRALAHAHTGTRARVVWPPAAAEPVEPPPGYPFQRTRFWLDAPAGDAASLGLVPAGHPLLAAEALLPDGRWQATGRIGLESRPWLADHAVHGTPLLPGTALLDLALHAGEATGCPAVDELILQAPLVLASPRTLYLAVEPADDEGRRAFAVHSRPGDDPAGWVTHATGTLAPETTEVPLPDAAAGDPADLSGLYERLEAAGYGYGPAFRNLHGLHRAGTALRAEVRLGADTPVQNHGLHPALLDAALHALAVDGLGEGALGLPFSWRGVRLHATGADALQVTLTPLRPDAVALHAADPKGEPVLTVEELVVRPLTGELAVSAPARPEVPDLFHLAWIPAPESEPRQLAGAAFLGAPPDDTGAAVHADFAELAAELGDHRPPAEVVALPSLTEAACAHSADGCGCPASVTAAAEALLRLLQDWTADERFAASTLTVVTRRAQTLPDDGERPPSLTQAALWGLVRSAQSEHPDRFRIVDVAAVEPGPLLRAVAVAAALHEPQIALRGTTVFQARLADSRETFLVPPADTGWQLMTTSRTGSLDDIVLAPTDLHDRPLEPDEIRIRTRAAGLNFRDVLVALGMVKALAPIGGEEAGEVTEVGSDVTTLRPGDRVTGLFSQGGIGPVATTDHRLVMKVPDDWTWAQAATVPVAFLTAWHGLITLGGLKKGQKILIHTATGGVGQAALQIARHFQAEIYATASPHKWPVLHERGLDHHHIANSRTTNYEHHFRKTAPHGFDIVLNSLAGAHIDASLRLLKPGGHFIEMGKTDIRTPEQLTGHPDIDYQPFDLITTGTDHLHRLNQTVHRHLMAGDLTPLPHTAHPITHARAAIRVLTRADHIGKITLTLDPPTTHRAALITGGTGTLGALVAEHLAVEHGARRLVLVSRRGPDAPGADALRERLEALGAHVTIAACDTADPEALAALLATIPEEHPLTTVVHAAGVLRDAPLHGQSPAHLAAAFRPKVDAAWNLHQQTSHLDLEAFVLFSSAAGTLGNPGQANYAAANTYLDALAHHRQAHGLPATSIAWGLWENTSGMTAGLTDTDRTRLRRSGILPLTDRHGLALLDAALALGRPHAVATPITSEAAAGNPSPLLRGLAPQARRTAAAGGRAGLPGRDGDLVAELAGLTADQQRKRLLALVQGQAAAVLGHPAPQAIVPDRPFKELGFDSLTAVELRNRLAGATGLRLPPSLIFDHPSPTALAAQLLGRLAPPVAGSVPAILSGLEALETALAEVPDDDADRAAVTARLEVLLSRWTGTGTTAADGDLSAATDDDLFDVIENELGIS; this is encoded by the coding sequence ATGTCTGAAGAGGATAAGTTTCGCGAATATCTTCGGCGGGCGACCACCGACCTCTATCACGCGCGCGAGCGGGTGCGGGAATTGGAGTCGGCGCGGTCCGAGGCGATCGCGATCGTGGGGATCGGGTGCAGGTATCCCGGTGGGGTGGGGTCGGCGCGGGAGCTGTGGGAGCTGGTCGCCGACGGGCGGGACGCCGTTTCGGAGTTTCCCGCGGACCGGGGATGGGACGTCGATTCGCTGTACGATCCCGATCCCGAGAAAGCGCATAAGAGTTATACGAGGTACGGCGGTTTCCTGCACGAGGCCGCGGATTTCGACGCAGAATTCTTCGGTGTCCCGCCGCGTGAGGCGCTTTCGATGGATCCGCAGCAGCGGCTTCTGCTGGAAACGGCGTGGGAGGCGGTGGAGAACGCCGGGATCGATCCCGGGGAGCTGCGCGGAAGCCCCGTCGGGGTGTTCGCCGGGGTGATGTACCACGACTACGGCGGGCGGGTCCTGCGGGCGCCGGCCGAGGTCGAGGGGTATCTCGGGCAGGGGAGCGCGGGGAGTGTCGCGTCCGGGCGCGTCTCGCACGCGTTCGGGTTCCAGGGGCCCGCGGTGACGATCGACACCGCGTGCTCGTCGTCGCTCGTGGCGCTCCATATCGCGGCGCAGGCGCTTCGCGCGGGTGAGTGCACGATGGCGCTGGCGGGCGGGGTCACCGTGATGGCGACGCCCTCGGTGTTCCTGGAGTTCAGCCGGCAGCGCGGGCTCTCGCCGGACGGCCGCTGCAAGTCGTTCGCGGCCGCGGCCGACGGCACCGGGTGGGGCGAGGGCGTCGGCCTCCTCCTGCTCGAACGCCTCTCGGACGCCGAACGGCTCGGGCACCCGGTGCTCGCGGTCGTGAAGGGTTCCGCGATCAACCAGGACGGGACGACGACGCAGCTGTCGGCGCCGAACGGCCCCGCCCAGCAGCGGGTGATCGAACTGGCGCTCGCGAGCGCGGGGCTCGCCGCCGACGAGGTCGACGCGGTCGAGGCGCACGGGACGGGCACCACGCTGGGCGACCCGATCGAGGCGCAGGCGCTGCTCTCGGCCTACGGCAGGCAGCGCCCGGCGGCACGGCCCCTGTACCTCGGCTCGGTCAAGTCCAACCTCGGGCACACCCAGGCCGCCGCGGGCGTCGCGGGCGTCATCAAGATGGTCCAGGCGATGCGGCACGGCACCCTGCCGAAGACGCTGCACGTGGACCGGCCCTCCCCCCACGTCGACTGGGACGGCGGCGGAGTCGCGCTGCTCACCGAGGCGCGGCAGTGGCCGGAGACCGGGCGGCCGCGCCGCGCGGCGGTGTCGTCGTTCGGGATCAGCGGGACCAACGCGCACGTGATCCTCGAACAGGCCCCCGAGCGGCAGCCGGCCGAGCCCCCCGGCGGTGCGGTCGCGCTGCCGCTGTCGGCGCGCACCCCGCAGGCGCTGCGCGACGCCGCGGCCCGGCTGGCCGCGCATGTGGCCGCGCATCCGCGGGCCACCCCCGCGCTGCTCGCGGCGCCGCTGGCGGCCCGTGCCCTGTTCGAGCGGCGCGCCGTCGTCGTGGCGGACGGCGGCGACCGGGCGACGCTCGCCGAGAGCCTGTCCGCGCTCTCCGCCGGAACGGCCGCGCCGCAGGTGGTGACCGGCATTCCGCGCGAAGGCGAAGTGGTGTTCCTGTTCAGTGGTCAGGGCAGCCAGTTCCCCGGGATGGGCCGCGACCTCCACACCACCTACCCCGCCTTCGCGGACGCCTTCGACGCCGTCTGCGAAGCGTTCTCGCCCCACCTGGAACGACCGCTCAAGGACGTCGTCTTCGGCGACGACCCCCTCATCAACGACACCGCCTACGCCCAACCCGCCCTCTTCGCCCTCCAAGTGGCACTGTTCCGGCTGCTCGCCCACCACGGCGTACACCCCGACCACCTTCTCGGCCACTCCATCGGCGAACTCACCGCCGCGCACCTCGCCGGACTCTGGACGCTCGAGGACGCCGCACGACTCATCGCCGCACGAGGACGCCTCATGAGCACCCTGCCCACCGGAGGCGGCATGCTCACCGTCCAGGCGAACGAGACGGAACTGACCCCGTACCTGGACGGCGCCGACGTCGAGATCGCCGGCGTCAACTCGCCGCTCGCGACCGCCGTCAGCGGTCCCCTCGATGCGCTGGACGCGCTCGCGGAACGGCTCGCCGAGCAGGGCGTCGAGGCGCGCCGCCTGGTCGTCGGCCACGCCTTCCACTCGGCCCTCATGGAACCCATGCTCACCGAATTCCACAAGACCGCCGCGAACCTCACCTACCACCCCACCCACCTGCCCGTCGTCTCCAACCTCACCGGCCGCACCGCCACCCACGAACAGCTCACCGACCCCTCCTACTGGACGGCCCAGATCCGCGGCACCGTCCGCTTCCACGACGGACTCACCCACCTCGACACCCAACACACCCCCACCCTCTACCTCGAACTCGGACCCCGCCCCACCCTCAGCACCCTCGTCCACCAGAGCCTCGACGACGCCGCGCCGGCCCTGCCCGTCCTGGACCACCGGCGGCCGGACTGCGCCGCGTTCCTGCGCGCGCTGGCCCACGCCCACACCGGCACCCGCGCGCGCGTCGTCTGGCCGCCCGCCGCCGCCGAGCCGGTGGAGCCGCCGCCGGGCTACCCGTTCCAGCGGACCCGCTTCTGGCTCGACGCGCCCGCGGGCGACGCCGCGAGCCTGGGCCTCGTCCCGGCCGGGCACCCGCTGCTCGCGGCCGAGGCGCTCCTCCCCGACGGCCGCTGGCAGGCGACCGGAAGGATCGGCCTGGAGTCCCGCCCGTGGCTCGCCGACCACGCCGTCCACGGCACTCCGCTGCTGCCCGGCACCGCCCTGCTCGACCTGGCCCTGCACGCCGGAGAGGCGACGGGATGCCCGGCCGTGGACGAGCTGATCCTCCAGGCTCCGCTGGTCCTGGCGTCCCCGCGCACCCTCTATCTGGCGGTCGAACCGGCCGACGACGAGGGCCGCCGCGCCTTCGCCGTGCACTCGAGGCCCGGAGACGACCCTGCCGGCTGGGTGACGCACGCGACCGGCACCCTCGCCCCGGAGACCACCGAGGTGCCCCTCCCGGACGCCGCGGCCGGAGACCCGGCCGACCTGTCCGGCCTGTACGAACGGCTGGAGGCGGCCGGTTACGGCTATGGTCCGGCCTTCCGCAACCTGCACGGCCTGCACCGCGCCGGCACCGCGCTGCGCGCCGAGGTCCGGCTGGGCGCGGACACCCCCGTCCAGAACCACGGCCTTCACCCGGCCCTCCTCGACGCCGCCCTGCACGCCCTCGCCGTCGACGGACTCGGCGAGGGCGCCCTCGGCCTTCCCTTCTCCTGGCGCGGGGTCCGGCTGCACGCGACCGGTGCCGACGCGCTCCAGGTCACCCTGACGCCGCTGCGGCCGGACGCCGTCGCGCTCCACGCGGCGGACCCGAAGGGGGAGCCGGTCCTGACGGTCGAGGAACTGGTCGTCCGCCCGCTGACGGGCGAGCTCGCCGTCTCCGCGCCCGCCAGACCCGAGGTGCCCGACCTGTTCCACCTGGCGTGGATCCCTGCGCCGGAGTCCGAGCCGCGGCAGCTCGCGGGCGCGGCGTTCCTCGGGGCGCCGCCGGACGACACCGGGGCGGCCGTGCACGCGGACTTCGCGGAGCTGGCGGCGGAGCTCGGCGACCACCGGCCGCCCGCCGAGGTGGTCGCGCTGCCCTCGCTGACGGAAGCGGCCTGCGCGCACAGCGCCGACGGCTGCGGCTGCCCCGCGTCGGTGACCGCCGCGGCCGAGGCCCTGCTGCGCCTGCTCCAGGACTGGACGGCCGACGAGCGCTTCGCCGCCTCCACGCTCACCGTCGTCACCCGCCGGGCGCAGACCCTTCCGGACGACGGGGAACGACCGCCGTCGCTGACCCAGGCGGCACTGTGGGGCCTGGTCCGCAGCGCGCAGAGCGAACACCCGGACCGCTTCCGGATCGTGGACGTCGCGGCCGTCGAACCGGGCCCGCTGCTGCGGGCGGTGGCCGTGGCGGCCGCGCTGCACGAGCCGCAGATCGCGCTGCGGGGCACGACGGTCTTCCAGGCGCGGCTGGCCGACAGCCGCGAGACGTTCCTGGTCCCGCCCGCCGACACGGGCTGGCAGCTGATGACGACGAGCCGCACGGGATCGCTCGACGACATCGTCCTGGCCCCGACGGACCTGCACGACCGTCCGCTGGAGCCGGACGAGATCCGCATCCGCACCCGCGCGGCGGGCCTGAACTTCCGCGACGTCCTCGTCGCGCTCGGCATGGTCAAGGCGCTGGCGCCGATCGGCGGCGAGGAGGCCGGCGAGGTCACCGAGGTCGGCTCCGACGTGACGACGCTGCGCCCCGGCGACCGCGTCACGGGCCTGTTCTCCCAGGGCGGCATCGGCCCGGTCGCGACGACGGACCACCGGCTGGTGATGAAGGTCCCCGACGACTGGACGTGGGCACAGGCCGCCACCGTCCCCGTCGCCTTCCTGACCGCCTGGCACGGACTCATCACCCTCGGCGGCCTCAAAAAAGGCCAGAAGATCCTCATCCACACCGCCACGGGCGGCGTCGGACAGGCCGCACTCCAGATCGCACGACACTTCCAAGCCGAGATCTACGCGACCGCGAGCCCCCACAAGTGGCCCGTGCTCCACGAGCGCGGACTGGACCACCACCACATCGCCAACAGCCGCACGACCAACTACGAGCACCACTTCCGCAAGACCGCGCCGCACGGCTTCGACATCGTCCTCAACAGCCTCGCGGGCGCGCACATCGACGCAAGCCTCCGCCTCCTCAAGCCCGGCGGCCACTTCATCGAGATGGGCAAGACCGACATCCGGACCCCCGAACAGCTCACCGGGCATCCCGACATCGACTACCAGCCCTTCGACCTCATCACGACCGGAACCGACCATCTCCACCGGCTGAACCAGACCGTCCACCGGCACCTCATGGCCGGCGACCTCACCCCCCTCCCCCACACGGCGCACCCCATCACCCACGCCCGCGCCGCCATCCGCGTCCTCACCCGCGCCGACCACATCGGCAAGATCACCCTCACCCTCGACCCGCCGACCACCCACCGCGCAGCGCTCATCACCGGCGGCACCGGCACCCTCGGCGCCCTCGTCGCCGAGCACCTGGCCGTCGAGCACGGCGCCCGGCGTCTCGTGCTGGTCAGCCGACGCGGCCCGGACGCCCCCGGCGCCGACGCGCTCAGGGAGCGGCTGGAAGCGCTCGGCGCGCACGTGACCATCGCCGCCTGCGACACCGCCGACCCCGAAGCACTCGCCGCCCTCCTCGCCACCATCCCCGAGGAGCACCCGCTCACCACGGTCGTCCACGCCGCGGGTGTCCTGCGCGACGCGCCGCTGCACGGACAGAGCCCGGCGCACCTCGCCGCGGCGTTCCGTCCGAAGGTCGACGCCGCCTGGAACCTCCACCAGCAGACGAGCCACCTCGACCTCGAAGCGTTCGTCCTGTTCTCCTCGGCGGCGGGAACCCTCGGCAACCCTGGACAGGCCAACTACGCAGCCGCCAACACCTACCTCGACGCCCTCGCCCACCACCGGCAGGCGCACGGCCTCCCTGCCACCTCCATCGCCTGGGGCCTGTGGGAGAACACCAGCGGCATGACCGCGGGCCTGACCGACACCGACCGCACCCGACTCCGCCGCTCCGGCATCCTCCCCCTCACCGACCGACACGGCCTGGCCCTCCTCGACGCGGCACTCGCCCTCGGGCGGCCGCACGCGGTCGCCACTCCGATCACCTCGGAGGCGGCCGCCGGGAACCCGTCCCCGCTCCTGCGCGGCCTCGCCCCGCAGGCCCGCCGAACGGCCGCGGCGGGCGGCCGGGCAGGGCTGCCCGGCCGGGACGGCGACCTCGTGGCCGAGCTGGCCGGGCTGACCGCGGACCAGCAGCGCAAGCGGCTGCTCGCCCTCGTCCAGGGGCAGGCCGCGGCCGTGCTCGGGCATCCCGCGCCGCAGGCCATCGTCCCGGACCGCCCGTTCAAGGAGCTCGGCTTCGACTCCCTCACCGCCGTCGAGCTCCGCAACCGGCTCGCCGGCGCCACCGGGTTGCGGCTCCCGCCGAGCCTGATCTTCGACCACCCCAGCCCGACCGCGCTCGCCGCGCAGCTGCTCGGCAGGCTCGCGCCGCCGGTGGCCGGCTCGGTGCCCGCGATCCTCTCCGGCCTGGAGGCCCTGGAGACCGCCCTCGCCGAGGTGCCCGACGACGACGCGGACCGGGCCGCCGTCACCGCCCGGCTCGAGGTGCTGCTGTCCCGCTGGACCGGGACCGGCACCACCGCCGCTGACGGCGATCTCTCCGCCGCGACCGACGACGACCTCTTCGACGTCATCGAGAACGAGCTCGGAATCTCCTGA
- a CDS encoding NUDIX hydrolase codes for MSTDENLRWRPLSEGAPAGYLKVVSRLYRYPDGRTDTWDILLGGSSVAALALTDDEQVVLARQFRPGPGAVLLELPGGLVEDGEDVVDAALRELREETGYTAASADLVMQTYLASYATQRRHAVVARGCARAGEPRLDPGEFIEPILMPIDDFVPYVLTGRLTDTDLALAALVAAGYLQPTTRPHR; via the coding sequence GTGAGCACAGATGAGAACCTCAGGTGGCGGCCGCTCTCCGAAGGCGCTCCGGCGGGATATCTGAAGGTCGTCTCCCGGCTCTACCGGTACCCGGACGGCCGCACGGACACCTGGGACATCCTGCTGGGCGGCTCCTCGGTCGCGGCGCTCGCGCTGACCGATGACGAGCAGGTCGTCCTGGCGCGGCAGTTCCGGCCGGGTCCGGGCGCGGTCCTCCTGGAGCTGCCGGGCGGGCTCGTCGAAGACGGCGAGGACGTCGTCGACGCGGCACTGCGGGAACTGCGGGAGGAGACCGGCTACACGGCCGCCTCCGCCGACCTCGTCATGCAGACCTACCTGGCCTCCTACGCCACCCAGCGGCGGCACGCCGTCGTCGCCCGCGGCTGCGCACGGGCGGGCGAGCCGCGGCTCGACCCGGGAGAGTTCATCGAGCCGATCCTCATGCCGATCGACGACTTCGTGCCCTACGTGCTCACGGGCCGGCTGACCGACACCGACCTGGCCCTCGCCGCCCTGGTAGCGGCCGGCTACCTCCAGCCCACCACCCGGCCCCACCGATGA
- a CDS encoding three-helix bundle dimerization domain-containing protein, translating to MSVDTEEREDKAMEAVKDRLTRIFADAHPRDEVIQTVTAIHHGYDGRPIRDFVPVLVERYARQELKTP from the coding sequence ATGAGCGTGGACACCGAAGAACGGGAAGACAAGGCGATGGAGGCCGTGAAAGACCGTCTCACCAGGATCTTCGCCGACGCCCATCCGCGTGACGAGGTGATCCAGACCGTCACCGCGATCCACCACGGCTACGACGGCCGCCCGATCCGGGACTTCGTCCCCGTCCTCGTCGAGCGCTACGCCCGCCAGGAACTGAAGACGCCCTGA